In Nitrospirota bacterium, a single genomic region encodes these proteins:
- a CDS encoding DEAD/DEAH box helicase family protein, translating to MPGQHTEKAFETAIEDFLVSGGGYSKGDKSAYDPARSLFPQEVLGFIRETQPKEWEYLKNLQKEKAEEILFDDLCRALDSNQEGCLSVLRHGFKCFGKLFRVAYFSPASGLNPEIQKLYDANRLTITRQVVYSSRHGNSIDVALALNGIPVATAELKNPMTGQNWRHAIHQYKSDRDPADLILQFKKRALVHFAADPDEVYMTTRLAGGNTHFLPLNRGHNNGAGNPENPTGWKTAYLWEEILERHSFLDILARFVHLQVEEKKLGGKTVKRESMIFPRYHQLDSVRRLVADVRREGAGTNYLVQHSAGSGKSNSIAWLAHRLSSLYNEKDEKVFDSVVVVTDRVVLDQQLQNTIYQFEHKQGVVQKIDVDSEQLAKALSAGVPIVITTLQKFPFVTEKIGDLPKRKYAVIIDEAHSSQGGETAADLKGVLGGAAIREEAQKKKEEEGLTDYEEEVLRTMAKRGRQPNISFFAFTATPKYKTLEVFGRPGAYGKPQPFHLYSMRQAIEERFILDVLKHYTTYQTYYRLVKSIEDDPKVDKRKAARALARFMSLHPHNIAQKTEVMVEHFRHFTMHKIGGRAKAMVVTSSRLHAVRYKLEFDKYIKEKGYRGIKTLVAFSGRVIDPDVRGMEFTEEGMNIDAKGNRIREKELPERFGTDEYQVLLVAEKFQTGFDQPLLHTMYVDKRLAGIQAVQTLSRLNRTCPGKEDTFVLDFVNDPKEIQDAFQPYYEQTLVGERAEAKQLYELQAKLNAHQIYHAEEVEEFCKAFYRPAREQTPADHARMNACLDPAVGRFKELEEDKREEFRKTLIAYRNLYAFLSQVIPFQDSDLEKLYTYIRFLLAKLPREDRGPVYDFEDEVALKYYRVQKIGEGSIKLDAGKQAPISGPTEVGTGVVRGVQIELSKLIDILNERFGTEFKPGDQLFLDSIKEDAVGNSNLRQAALANTMENFGYVFLKALEGLFIDRMEQNEEMTARFMNDGEFKEVIGKHLLKEVYQHIRSQGSKGQAEVLPFRRVTPSEKDKYRTCLPLVPLQAAAGAFSGSQAVSPQDGEWVEIDSGHKLRLGMFVAQVKGRSMEPRIPDGAYCLFRAPVEGSRQGRTVLAQHRDIHDPDSGGQYTVKRYTSRKVADGAGGWRHVEIALQPENKDYAPIMLKADDEGSISVIAELLEVLK from the coding sequence GTGCCGGGGCAACACACCGAGAAAGCGTTCGAAACCGCCATCGAAGACTTCCTCGTCTCCGGGGGCGGGTACAGTAAGGGCGACAAGTCGGCGTACGATCCTGCGCGGAGCTTGTTCCCCCAAGAGGTCTTGGGATTCATCCGCGAGACTCAGCCCAAGGAATGGGAGTACCTCAAGAATCTCCAAAAAGAGAAAGCCGAAGAGATTCTTTTTGATGACCTCTGCCGCGCGCTCGACTCAAATCAGGAAGGCTGCCTCTCCGTGCTCCGGCACGGGTTCAAGTGCTTCGGAAAGCTGTTCCGCGTGGCGTATTTCTCTCCGGCCAGCGGTCTGAATCCGGAAATCCAGAAGCTCTACGATGCGAACCGGCTGACGATCACCCGTCAGGTCGTCTATTCAAGCCGGCACGGGAATTCAATTGATGTCGCGTTGGCGCTGAATGGGATTCCCGTCGCCACCGCCGAACTTAAGAATCCCATGACCGGCCAGAACTGGCGTCACGCCATCCACCAGTACAAGAGCGACCGAGATCCTGCCGATCTGATCCTTCAATTCAAGAAGCGGGCGCTGGTCCACTTTGCGGCGGACCCGGACGAGGTCTACATGACCACCCGCCTCGCGGGCGGCAATACCCACTTCCTGCCCCTCAACCGGGGCCATAACAACGGCGCGGGGAACCCGGAAAATCCCACGGGGTGGAAAACGGCCTACCTCTGGGAGGAAATCCTGGAGCGGCACAGCTTTCTGGATATTCTCGCGCGATTCGTCCATCTCCAGGTCGAAGAGAAGAAGCTGGGCGGGAAGACCGTCAAACGAGAGAGCATGATTTTCCCACGCTACCACCAGCTTGATTCGGTCCGGCGGCTGGTTGCGGACGTGCGCCGGGAGGGGGCGGGGACGAACTATCTTGTCCAGCATTCCGCGGGGAGCGGGAAGAGCAACTCCATTGCGTGGCTCGCCCATCGGCTGTCGAGCCTCTACAACGAGAAGGACGAGAAGGTGTTTGACTCGGTGGTGGTGGTGACGGATCGGGTTGTTCTGGACCAGCAGCTTCAGAACACGATCTATCAATTCGAGCACAAGCAGGGCGTCGTCCAGAAGATCGACGTCGATTCCGAACAGTTGGCGAAGGCGCTCTCCGCCGGAGTCCCCATCGTGATTACGACGCTTCAGAAGTTTCCTTTCGTGACCGAGAAGATCGGCGATCTCCCCAAACGGAAGTACGCCGTCATCATCGACGAAGCGCACAGCTCGCAGGGCGGGGAGACGGCGGCTGATCTGAAGGGTGTTCTCGGCGGCGCGGCCATCAGGGAGGAAGCGCAGAAGAAGAAGGAAGAAGAGGGGCTGACGGACTACGAGGAGGAGGTCTTGCGGACGATGGCCAAACGTGGTCGCCAGCCGAACATCAGCTTCTTCGCCTTCACGGCCACGCCCAAATACAAGACGCTCGAAGTCTTCGGTCGTCCAGGAGCGTACGGAAAGCCTCAGCCATTCCATCTCTACAGCATGCGCCAGGCCATCGAGGAACGCTTCATCCTGGACGTTCTCAAGCACTACACGACTTACCAGACCTACTACCGCCTTGTGAAATCCATCGAGGACGATCCCAAGGTGGACAAGCGCAAGGCAGCCCGCGCGCTTGCACGGTTTATGAGCCTGCACCCGCACAACATCGCCCAGAAGACGGAGGTTATGGTCGAGCATTTCCGCCATTTCACGATGCACAAGATCGGAGGCCGCGCGAAGGCCATGGTGGTCACGTCCAGCCGCCTCCATGCCGTGCGGTACAAATTGGAATTCGACAAGTACATCAAGGAAAAGGGCTACAGGGGCATCAAGACGCTCGTCGCTTTCTCCGGAAGGGTGATCGATCCGGATGTACGGGGGATGGAGTTCACCGAGGAGGGCATGAACATCGATGCCAAGGGGAATCGAATCCGTGAGAAGGAACTCCCGGAGCGGTTCGGGACGGATGAATATCAAGTGCTTCTCGTGGCGGAGAAGTTCCAGACCGGGTTCGACCAGCCGTTGCTGCACACCATGTACGTGGACAAGCGACTTGCGGGAATCCAGGCCGTTCAGACCCTATCGAGGCTGAATCGGACATGCCCCGGCAAGGAGGACACCTTCGTGCTGGACTTTGTGAACGACCCGAAGGAGATCCAGGATGCGTTTCAACCGTATTACGAGCAGACGCTTGTGGGGGAGCGCGCCGAGGCGAAGCAACTCTACGAACTTCAGGCCAAGCTGAACGCGCATCAAATCTATCACGCGGAGGAAGTCGAGGAGTTTTGCAAGGCGTTCTATCGTCCCGCGCGGGAGCAAACCCCCGCCGATCATGCCCGCATGAACGCGTGTCTCGATCCCGCCGTGGGACGATTCAAGGAACTCGAGGAGGACAAGCGGGAGGAGTTCCGGAAAACCTTGATCGCGTATCGGAACCTGTACGCGTTTCTGTCGCAGGTGATCCCGTTCCAGGATTCGGACTTGGAGAAGCTCTACACGTACATCCGATTCCTTCTGGCGAAGCTTCCGAGGGAGGATCGGGGTCCCGTCTACGACTTCGAGGATGAGGTGGCGCTCAAGTACTACCGGGTCCAGAAGATCGGCGAGGGTTCGATCAAGCTGGATGCGGGGAAGCAAGCGCCCATCTCCGGGCCGACGGAAGTCGGAACGGGAGTGGTCCGGGGAGTCCAGATCGAGCTGTCGAAATTGATCGACATCTTGAACGAGCGATTCGGGACGGAGTTTAAGCCGGGCGATCAACTATTCCTGGACTCGATCAAGGAGGACGCAGTGGGCAACTCCAATTTGAGGCAGGCGGCATTGGCTAACACGATGGAGAACTTCGGATACGTCTTCCTGAAGGCGCTCGAAGGATTGTTCATCGACCGGATGGAACAAAATGAGGAGATGACGGCGCGGTTCATGAACGACGGGGAGTTCAAGGAGGTGATCGGGAAACACCTCTTGAAGGAAGTCTACCAGCACATCCGGTCACAGGGATCGAAAGGGCAAGCGGAGGTCCTGCCATTCCGGCGCGTGACGCCCTCGGAGAAGGACAAGTACCGGACTTGCCTGCCGTTGGTGCCGCTTCAGGCCGCCGCGGGCGCATTCAGTGGATCGCAGGCGGTTTCGCCGCAGGATGGCGAGTGGGTGGAAATTGATTCGGGGCACAAGTTGAGGCTGGGCATGTTCGTGGCGCAGGTGAAAGGTCGTTCCATGGAGCCGCGCATCCCGGATGGCGCATACTGCCTGTTTCGCGCTCCTGTGGAGGGCTCCCGGCAGGGTCGGACTGTGCTGGCGCAGCATCGCGACATCCACGACCCCGATTCCGGCGGGCAGTACACCGTCAAACGGTATACCAGTCGCAAGGTGGCGGATGGCGCGGGTGGCTGGCGGCACGTCGAGATCGCCCTCCAGCCTGAGAACAAAGATTACGCCCCCATCATGCTGAAAGCCGACGACGAAGGTTCCATCTCCGTCATCGCCGAACTTTTGGAAGTGCTCAAGTAG
- a CDS encoding AMP-binding protein, whose protein sequence is MQVSPFTFNELVIQRGTDPESAGRVMVQIGDQTVTYADYLRTSCLWAHMLLAARRDSSKPPQVAALMRNSLDYLYLFGGAAFSGGTLFAINTGLGGDTLARVIEKSGADILVADDTHRPVLEKARANSPDLAAKSLLLAGPGGTIESRFSSLRSSLRSAAEEPPDVPVDASTPWMVIYTSGTTGLPKGILNSHGKLRAIGAYTANLIGLKPDDVGYICMPLFHSNAHYLNWMPAYAVGAKIILREKFSASAYLDDIFNHGATYWNYVGQPVQYILEAIAKKYGDDESRILREVRDHPRRKLRLALGTGASGKQRIKFIRWLGLEHFYEMYGSTEAEIATCCRPGDPIDSVGEVTDENVFIRNGSGATCPPAEFDGSANILNYAEAVGEIVRGGTPTGLFQGYHGDEAATQKKFSDGLYRSGDLGMIRLINGHRYLYFVGRTDDWIRKDGENFSADCVVDLVSGFPDVYLAAAYGVPNPVSDEWVMAAIQLKDGRAFDPQAFFDYCEREVSRNGRDRKWFPDFIRIVNTFPLTETHKIIVRELKAGYFHPERAEVIYFRRRNDATYHPLAREDFEKLRSDFDSNGRLNLLV, encoded by the coding sequence ATGCAGGTCTCTCCTTTCACCTTTAATGAGTTGGTCATTCAGCGCGGGACCGATCCCGAATCCGCGGGGCGCGTCATGGTGCAAATTGGAGATCAGACCGTAACCTACGCGGACTACCTCCGGACCTCCTGCCTGTGGGCCCACATGCTCCTCGCCGCACGGCGGGACTCCTCGAAGCCACCGCAGGTGGCTGCGCTGATGCGCAATAGCCTCGACTACCTGTATCTCTTCGGCGGAGCCGCTTTCTCGGGTGGCACACTCTTCGCCATCAACACCGGTCTCGGAGGCGATACACTCGCACGCGTCATCGAGAAAAGCGGCGCCGATATCCTCGTGGCCGACGACACTCACCGGCCGGTCCTTGAGAAGGCAAGAGCAAATAGCCCAGATCTCGCCGCCAAGTCTCTCCTGCTCGCGGGCCCCGGCGGAACGATTGAGTCAAGGTTTTCCTCCCTTCGATCCAGCCTCCGATCGGCGGCGGAAGAACCGCCGGATGTTCCAGTCGACGCTTCTACTCCCTGGATGGTGATCTATACTTCCGGCACAACCGGCCTCCCCAAAGGGATCCTCAACAGCCACGGAAAGCTACGCGCCATCGGGGCCTACACGGCCAACCTGATCGGACTCAAACCTGACGACGTCGGCTACATCTGCATGCCGCTCTTCCACTCCAACGCGCATTACCTGAACTGGATGCCCGCCTATGCGGTCGGGGCGAAGATCATTCTCCGGGAAAAGTTCTCCGCTTCAGCCTACCTGGACGACATATTCAACCATGGCGCCACCTACTGGAACTACGTCGGCCAGCCGGTCCAATACATCCTGGAAGCCATCGCAAAGAAATACGGAGACGACGAATCCCGCATCCTCCGCGAGGTGCGGGACCATCCCCGCCGGAAGCTCCGCCTCGCCCTCGGAACCGGCGCCAGCGGCAAGCAGCGCATCAAGTTCATCCGATGGCTCGGACTCGAACACTTCTACGAGATGTACGGAAGCACCGAGGCGGAAATCGCCACGTGTTGCCGACCAGGAGACCCCATCGACAGCGTAGGTGAGGTTACCGACGAAAACGTCTTCATCCGAAACGGGAGCGGTGCAACGTGCCCCCCCGCTGAATTCGATGGGAGCGCAAATATACTCAACTACGCGGAAGCGGTGGGAGAGATCGTGCGAGGGGGTACACCTACCGGACTCTTCCAAGGCTATCACGGGGATGAGGCCGCCACGCAGAAGAAATTCTCCGATGGCCTCTACCGATCCGGCGACTTGGGAATGATCCGGCTGATCAACGGCCATCGCTATCTCTACTTTGTCGGGCGGACCGATGATTGGATTCGAAAAGACGGCGAGAACTTCAGCGCCGATTGTGTCGTGGATCTCGTGAGCGGTTTCCCGGACGTGTATCTAGCCGCCGCCTATGGTGTCCCCAATCCGGTGAGTGATGAATGGGTCATGGCCGCGATTCAGCTCAAGGACGGCCGGGCCTTCGATCCCCAGGCCTTTTTCGACTATTGCGAACGCGAAGTCAGCCGCAACGGTCGGGATCGGAAATGGTTCCCCGACTTCATTCGAATTGTGAACACTTTCCCTCTGACCGAAACCCACAAGATCATCGTGCGCGAGCTGAAGGCGGGCTATTTTCATCCTGAACGCGCCGAGGTCATCTATTTCCGCCGCCGCAACGACGCAACGTACCATCCCCTCGCACGGGAAGATTTTGAAAAACTCCGCTCCGACTTCGATTCGAACGGCCGCTTGAACCTCCTTGTCTGA
- a CDS encoding NAD(P)/FAD-dependent oxidoreductase produces MARAFDAIVIGTGIGGLTAGLSLQRAGRSVLLLEAGKQFGGMLNPFARKHYHFDVGIHYVGEAGPGQTMRGVLDSLGLEEIRFREINPDCIDRYVFDGYEAKLVKGIDRWGDLLVKDFPKEEVAIRRFLDLMRGCETLSKAAMKRPTLAEAVRVLKMSGDLIPLFTRPYSDLLARYFKDPVLRNVFAGPGGDIGVPPSRASAITSIVLLTHYLGGAYYPVGGSGAMRDAYVTALEKHGAELKRNALVRRIEVLGKHKFAVETEKGERFEARSVISNVDVKNTVEMIHGKKPSYRTRRKAKSIRPSLGSFCVYVATDLDVSKSGVTDANIWHYGTNDIEALYQTVYDNRIPEKPFFFLTSPTLKDPESERAPAGHQIVEFITFAPTEPFKPWFEKPAMKRGPAYGAIKEEIAEKVLESAERYVPGLRDHIVLKESATPATVWHFVRGREGGIYGPEHSPDQTTFRRFTTQIGIPGLYLAGASVLGAGIMPCLISGMMASKACMKHLGRQKAGA; encoded by the coding sequence ATGGCGCGAGCATTCGACGCGATCGTGATCGGGACCGGCATTGGCGGCCTCACGGCGGGTCTGTCCCTCCAACGCGCCGGACGAAGCGTCCTACTTCTCGAAGCCGGAAAGCAGTTCGGTGGGATGCTCAATCCGTTCGCGCGGAAGCACTATCATTTCGACGTGGGCATCCACTATGTGGGCGAGGCGGGTCCCGGCCAGACGATGCGCGGGGTACTCGATTCGCTCGGCCTTGAGGAGATTCGATTTCGTGAGATCAATCCCGACTGCATAGACCGGTATGTGTTCGATGGCTACGAGGCAAAGCTTGTGAAAGGCATCGACCGCTGGGGCGACCTCCTTGTGAAGGATTTCCCAAAGGAAGAAGTCGCGATCCGCCGGTTTCTGGATCTCATGAGGGGCTGCGAGACACTCTCGAAGGCCGCCATGAAACGGCCCACGCTGGCGGAGGCGGTCCGCGTGCTCAAGATGTCCGGAGACTTGATTCCCTTGTTCACTCGTCCGTACTCGGATCTTCTCGCCCGCTATTTCAAGGATCCGGTTCTGCGAAACGTGTTCGCGGGCCCGGGCGGCGACATCGGCGTGCCGCCCAGCCGCGCGAGCGCCATCACCTCCATTGTTCTCCTGACGCACTATCTGGGCGGCGCGTACTATCCCGTCGGCGGGAGCGGCGCCATGCGCGACGCCTATGTGACCGCACTGGAGAAACACGGAGCGGAGTTGAAGCGAAACGCGTTGGTTCGTCGGATCGAGGTCCTCGGCAAACACAAGTTCGCGGTCGAAACGGAGAAGGGAGAACGCTTCGAAGCGCGTTCGGTGATTTCGAACGTGGACGTGAAAAACACCGTCGAAATGATCCATGGGAAGAAACCGAGCTACCGAACGCGACGGAAAGCCAAGAGCATCCGCCCCAGCCTGGGATCGTTCTGCGTGTATGTGGCGACCGATCTCGATGTTTCGAAGTCCGGCGTCACCGACGCCAACATTTGGCACTACGGAACGAATGACATCGAGGCGCTCTATCAAACGGTCTATGACAATCGGATTCCGGAAAAGCCATTTTTTTTCCTCACCTCGCCCACGTTGAAGGACCCGGAGTCCGAGCGCGCGCCCGCGGGTCACCAGATCGTGGAGTTCATCACCTTTGCGCCCACGGAACCGTTCAAGCCGTGGTTCGAGAAGCCGGCCATGAAGCGGGGTCCGGCGTATGGCGCGATCAAGGAGGAGATCGCTGAGAAGGTCCTGGAGAGTGCCGAGCGGTATGTGCCGGGACTGCGTGATCACATCGTATTGAAGGAGAGCGCGACCCCGGCCACGGTCTGGCATTTTGTGCGCGGACGCGAAGGGGGCATCTACGGTCCCGAGCACAGTCCCGATCAGACGACGTTCCGCAGATTCACTACTCAAATAGGGATACCGGGGCTTTACCTCGCCGGCGCCAGCGTGCTCGGGGCGGGGATCATGCCGTGCCTGATCAGCGGGATGATGGCCTCGAAGGCTTGCATGAAGCATCTGGGGCGCCAAAAGGCCGGTGCATAA
- a CDS encoding alpha/beta hydrolase family protein, whose protein sequence is MPKGPWWRYLESNFSERPEGFELKFRDLWRVEATAASDVFIRTAGASLIGALALPIGYHPFKIREMFRDRDFYELMADSGDPQQFFHEPPKDHPIRRETPRWPYFRPEGGVCEDLSFESPFEPVNPHLRKSYLSIGENRIARARYWRHNEGPRPTIIAVHGFFADPYWLNEWFFALPWFYRKGCDVLLYTLPFHGRRQSKFSPFSGHGFFAYGLSHMNEAFAHAVYDFRILMNFLEREMGAKKIGVTGVSLGGYTSAILACAEPRLQFSVPNVPVVSIADLVLEWEPVGKAVRLMLFALRRSVKDIRHMLAVHCPLTYRPVLPKNRLMIIGGVGDRLAPPKHSRLLWDHWGRCRIHWYPGSHLLHLDKGDYLRQMAKFLTEIRFLEPSHR, encoded by the coding sequence CTGCCCAAGGGCCCGTGGTGGAGATACCTCGAAAGCAACTTCAGCGAACGGCCGGAAGGGTTTGAGCTGAAATTCCGCGACCTGTGGCGTGTGGAAGCCACGGCCGCATCCGACGTCTTCATCCGTACTGCCGGCGCCTCGCTGATTGGAGCACTGGCCCTTCCCATCGGCTACCACCCCTTCAAGATCCGAGAGATGTTTCGAGATCGGGACTTTTATGAGTTGATGGCGGATAGCGGCGACCCGCAACAATTCTTTCACGAGCCTCCAAAGGACCACCCGATTCGGAGGGAAACGCCGCGGTGGCCGTACTTCCGTCCGGAAGGGGGGGTGTGCGAGGACCTCAGCTTTGAGAGTCCTTTCGAACCGGTGAATCCGCACCTTCGGAAGAGCTACCTCAGCATTGGGGAGAACCGGATCGCCCGCGCGAGGTATTGGAGACACAACGAAGGGCCGAGGCCGACGATCATCGCGGTGCACGGGTTTTTTGCCGACCCCTACTGGTTGAACGAGTGGTTCTTCGCCTTGCCGTGGTTCTATCGCAAAGGGTGCGACGTGCTGCTGTACACGCTGCCCTTCCACGGTCGAAGACAGTCAAAGTTTTCTCCTTTCAGCGGGCACGGTTTTTTTGCCTACGGGCTTTCCCATATGAACGAGGCTTTCGCGCATGCCGTGTACGATTTCCGGATCCTGATGAATTTTCTTGAGCGCGAGATGGGTGCGAAGAAGATCGGCGTGACAGGGGTGAGCCTGGGGGGATACACGTCGGCCATCCTGGCCTGTGCCGAACCGCGCCTCCAGTTCTCCGTTCCCAACGTGCCGGTGGTGAGCATTGCGGACCTCGTGTTGGAATGGGAACCGGTGGGGAAGGCCGTGCGGCTGATGCTCTTCGCGCTTCGGAGGTCGGTGAAGGACATCCGCCACATGCTGGCCGTGCACTGCCCTCTGACCTACCGCCCGGTGCTCCCCAAGAACCGGTTGATGATCATCGGCGGCGTGGGCGACCGGTTGGCCCCTCCCAAGCATTCGCGTCTCCTTTGGGACCATTGGGGCCGCTGCCGCATCCACTGGTACCCCGGCAGCCATCTGCTTCATCTCGACAAAGGCGACTACCTCCGCCAGATGGCGAAGTTCCTCACCGAGATCCGATTCTTGGAGCCTAGCCACCGTTGA
- a CDS encoding DUF2283 domain-containing protein — protein sequence MAQKVKIWFDPEGDYLEVLFSDRPGFMRATQNDAVMERVDKQGNILGFSIMKVSRLKGEAPLVANLSGGPMHDSRPVP from the coding sequence ATGGCCCAAAAAGTGAAAATCTGGTTCGATCCGGAGGGGGATTACCTTGAGGTGCTTTTTTCGGACCGGCCGGGATTCATGCGTGCGACGCAGAACGACGCGGTCATGGAGAGGGTGGACAAGCAGGGCAACATTCTCGGTTTCTCGATCATGAAAGTCAGCCGCTTGAAAGGCGAAGCTCCCCTCGTTGCGAATCTCTCCGGCGGTCCGATGCACGATTCAAGACCTGTCCCTTAA
- a CDS encoding acyl-CoA/acyl-ACP dehydrogenase, with protein MDFGVPDQLKDIRAAVRDLCKQFPGEYWRGLEPDRYPEAFVSALTKHGWLAALIPQPYGGAGLGLTAASVILEEVNASGCNAAACHAQMYIMGTLLRHGSEEQKKKFLPKIASGELRLQAFGVTEPTVGSDTTKIQTTAERTGAGYVIRGQKIWTSRAEYSDLMLLLARTTPLDKVKKKTEGLSTFLIDMKAAGKKMTIKPIKTLMNHSTTEIFFDGVEIPADALVGEEGKGFKYILDGMNAERVLIAAECIGDGRWFIEKAVKYASERVVFGKPIGANQGVQFPIARAHAAIESADLMRYKAAWLFEKGQPCGAEANTAKLLASEASWQAANVCLDAHGGFGFAQEYDVERKFRETRLYSVAPISNNLILAYLGEHVLGLPRSY; from the coding sequence GTGGATTTCGGCGTCCCGGATCAGCTGAAGGACATTCGCGCAGCCGTGCGGGATCTGTGCAAACAGTTCCCGGGGGAGTACTGGCGCGGTCTGGAACCGGACCGATACCCTGAAGCATTCGTTTCCGCTCTCACGAAACATGGCTGGCTCGCGGCCCTAATCCCACAGCCGTACGGCGGCGCCGGTCTGGGACTAACCGCCGCGAGTGTGATTCTCGAAGAGGTGAATGCATCCGGCTGCAACGCGGCGGCATGTCACGCCCAGATGTACATCATGGGCACACTGCTTCGTCACGGGAGCGAAGAACAGAAAAAGAAGTTCCTTCCGAAAATCGCCTCCGGTGAACTGAGACTCCAGGCGTTCGGTGTCACTGAACCCACCGTGGGTTCAGATACCACCAAAATCCAGACGACCGCGGAACGGACGGGCGCCGGCTATGTCATCCGGGGACAGAAGATCTGGACCTCCCGCGCGGAATATTCCGATCTCATGCTGCTCCTGGCACGAACGACGCCGCTCGACAAGGTGAAGAAGAAGACGGAAGGGCTTTCCACGTTTCTCATCGACATGAAAGCCGCGGGGAAGAAGATGACCATCAAGCCGATCAAGACGCTGATGAATCATTCCACTACGGAAATCTTTTTCGACGGAGTGGAAATCCCGGCGGACGCGTTGGTCGGCGAAGAAGGGAAAGGGTTCAAGTACATCCTGGACGGGATGAACGCCGAGCGGGTGCTCATTGCAGCTGAGTGCATCGGCGATGGACGGTGGTTCATCGAGAAGGCGGTCAAATATGCCTCGGAGCGGGTTGTCTTTGGCAAACCGATCGGAGCCAATCAAGGCGTGCAGTTCCCGATAGCGCGCGCGCATGCGGCCATCGAGTCGGCAGACCTCATGCGATACAAGGCGGCGTGGCTGTTCGAGAAGGGGCAACCGTGTGGGGCGGAGGCCAATACGGCGAAGCTTCTGGCATCTGAAGCCTCCTGGCAGGCCGCGAATGTCTGTCTCGATGCGCATGGGGGTTTCGGTTTTGCGCAGGAGTACGACGTGGAGCGGAAGTTCCGCGAGACACGGCTGTATTCGGTCGCGCCTATCTCGAACAATTTGATTCTGGCGTACTTGGGGGAGCATGTGCTCGGGCTTCCGCGTTCGTATTGA
- a CDS encoding CoA transferase has protein sequence MSRPLDGIRVLDLTTSIAGPYCTLILGALGADVIKIEHPERGDDTRSWGPPFWNGISAAYLSMNANKKSLAVDLKKPSGRDIVLRLAEKADIFVQNLRPGEVERLGLGFDVVKSRNSRVIYCSIGAYGDRGPLKDQPGYDPLMQAAAGIMSVTGEPERPPSRAGVSVVDQGTGMWAVIAILSALRVRDTAGAQHVKTSLYEVAVNWLAFQIAGYLGTGNTPRPMGSALGLIAPYEAFQAGDGWLMLAAGNDRQFAALCRLLGMESWVSDPRFKSNPDRVAHRAVLSASIADKIRGEAVQVWLERLRGAGVPAAPVQDIAQVVSHPQTEATEILKALPHPKIPEQRLVRFPLDLGGVSVDHVSPAPSLGEDSAAILAAAGYSPAETQLFILEGVVRGDS, from the coding sequence ATGAGCCGGCCGCTAGACGGGATTCGCGTCCTGGATCTGACAACCTCCATAGCGGGACCGTATTGCACTTTGATTCTGGGAGCGCTCGGCGCCGACGTGATCAAGATCGAGCACCCTGAGCGAGGCGACGACACGAGAAGTTGGGGACCCCCGTTCTGGAACGGCATCAGCGCGGCGTATCTCTCGATGAATGCGAACAAGAAATCACTGGCGGTGGATCTCAAGAAGCCATCGGGCCGGGACATCGTGCTGCGCCTTGCGGAGAAGGCCGACATCTTCGTACAGAACCTACGTCCCGGTGAAGTGGAGAGGCTTGGACTTGGATTTGATGTGGTGAAGAGTCGAAATAGCCGGGTGATCTACTGCTCGATCGGGGCCTACGGCGATCGCGGCCCGCTGAAAGACCAACCGGGGTACGATCCGCTGATGCAGGCTGCGGCGGGAATCATGAGCGTCACGGGTGAACCGGAGCGCCCACCGTCGCGAGCAGGGGTATCTGTGGTGGATCAAGGGACGGGGATGTGGGCCGTGATCGCCATCCTCTCGGCCCTCCGGGTACGGGACACCGCCGGAGCGCAGCACGTCAAGACTTCGCTTTACGAAGTGGCGGTCAATTGGCTCGCGTTTCAGATTGCGGGCTATTTGGGTACGGGAAACACGCCCAGACCCATGGGCTCGGCGCTGGGCTTGATCGCGCCCTACGAGGCGTTCCAAGCAGGTGATGGATGGCTCATGCTGGCTGCGGGGAACGATCGACAGTTCGCAGCCCTGTGCAGGTTGCTCGGAATGGAATCTTGGGTTTCCGACCCGCGGTTCAAATCGAACCCTGATCGGGTGGCCCATCGGGCCGTTTTGTCGGCATCCATAGCGGACAAGATTCGGGGTGAGGCCGTTCAGGTGTGGCTGGAACGTCTGCGTGGCGCCGGCGTTCCTGCCGCCCCGGTTCAGGACATCGCGCAGGTCGTGTCCCATCCCCAAACCGAAGCGACGGAAATCCTCAAGGCGCTGCCGCATCCCAAGATTCCAGAACAACGACTGGTCCGATTTCCTCTGGATCTGGGCGGGGTCTCCGTCGATCATGTATCTCCGGCGCCCTCGCTGGGAGAGGATTCGGCAGCCATTCTTGCGGCGGCCGGATATTCACCGGCTGAAACCCAACTTTTCATTTTGGAAGGGGTCGTTCGTGGAGATTCTTGA
- a CDS encoding type II toxin-antitoxin system VapB family antitoxin — protein MRTNIVIDDNLMARAQRAAGLPTKRATVEAGLQLLLQIKAQEGLRRLRGNIRWIGDLNRMRRSRSER, from the coding sequence ATGCGGACGAATATCGTGATCGATGACAACTTGATGGCGCGAGCTCAGCGCGCGGCGGGACTCCCCACGAAGAGGGCTACCGTCGAAGCGGGTTTGCAGCTCCTTCTTCAGATCAAGGCACAAGAAGGCCTACGTCGGTTGAGAGGGAACATCCGCTGGATCGGCGACTTGAATCGGATGCGCAGGTCTCGTTCGGAGCGCTGA